One genomic window of Acidimicrobiia bacterium includes the following:
- a CDS encoding serine/threonine protein kinase, with product MPKIVNSWNEWSRLKRVIVGRADGTMVQAPEPATVRDWPEHGFPKGTYGRLPQEMEDAANEQMDNFAALLEKHDVIVDRPEVLDFSQQVSTPDWKQDSMFGVMPPRDILLTIGNEILEATMSQRSRWFEYLAYRPLLQSYFEQDPEFRWESAPKPRLTDASYVDGTDFWEYAESFSDEEQIERFTKKKQWNLTEAEPLFDAADVGRFGKDLFVQRSTATNGAGIDWLRRHYPEHRIHEVLFYEAHPMHIDATFIPLRPGLALSNRQRYPMTDEMLRLFEINDWQIVPCAEPALSEKPPLCFCSVWLSMNTLLLDENTIFVEESERAQQQQFYELGFEVIPVPFWAVGPFGGGLHCATADVYREGDLEDYFPKQIPGY from the coding sequence GTGCCGAAAATCGTCAACTCGTGGAACGAGTGGAGCCGGCTCAAGCGGGTCATCGTCGGAAGGGCCGACGGGACGATGGTTCAGGCACCGGAGCCCGCCACCGTCCGGGATTGGCCGGAGCACGGCTTCCCGAAGGGCACCTACGGTCGCCTCCCCCAGGAGATGGAAGACGCCGCCAACGAGCAGATGGACAACTTCGCCGCACTGCTCGAGAAGCACGATGTCATTGTCGACCGGCCCGAAGTACTGGACTTCTCACAGCAGGTCTCCACCCCCGACTGGAAACAGGACTCGATGTTCGGCGTGATGCCTCCGCGCGACATACTGCTGACCATCGGCAACGAGATACTCGAAGCCACCATGTCGCAGCGCTCCCGGTGGTTCGAGTACCTCGCCTACCGGCCACTCCTGCAGAGTTACTTCGAGCAGGATCCGGAGTTCCGCTGGGAATCTGCTCCAAAGCCGCGCCTCACCGACGCCTCATACGTCGACGGAACGGACTTCTGGGAGTACGCCGAGTCTTTCAGCGACGAAGAACAGATCGAGCGGTTCACCAAGAAGAAGCAGTGGAACCTCACCGAAGCGGAACCGCTCTTCGACGCAGCCGACGTCGGCCGCTTCGGCAAGGACTTGTTCGTCCAGCGGTCCACGGCCACCAACGGCGCGGGAATCGACTGGCTTCGCCGTCACTACCCCGAGCATCGAATTCACGAAGTTCTCTTCTATGAAGCGCACCCGATGCACATCGACGCGACCTTCATTCCTTTGCGGCCCGGCCTTGCCCTCAGCAACCGGCAGCGATACCCGATGACCGACGAAATGCTCCGGTTGTTCGAGATAAACGACTGGCAGATCGTGCCATGCGCCGAACCCGCCCTATCGGAGAAGCCGCCTCTGTGCTTCTGCAGCGTCTGGTTGTCGATGAACACTCTGCTGCTCGACGAGAACACGATCTTCGTGGAGGAGTCAGAGAGAGCTCAGCAGCAACAGTTCTACGAACTCGGTTTCGAGGTGATCCCCGTACCATTCTGGGCGGTCGGACCATTCGGCGGCGGCCTGCACTGCGCAACCGCCGATGTCTATCGGGAAGGCGACCTGGAGGACTACTTCCCCAAGCAGATTCCGGGGTATTGA